TTGACCATTTCGACTTCTTCCAAACACCAAATACATAAATTCGATTGAGACGAAGGCAAAATATGCCTATTAATGAGCACATCTTTAACAGAAATACTATTACGAATTGCGAGCCAATGAAATAACATAACCTTAGACAGAACATTATTTCCCCAAATCACTTTTGGCCAAGTTGGAGATGAAACAATGTTAGATTGAACAAGCAAACGAACTGCATCAGAAACCGAAAAGACTCCATAGGAAGAGGCTGACCAAAATAGGTGGTCTTCACATTCCAAGTTACCCACAACACGAGCCAACCAACCCATTAATTCCAACAGTTTTAATCGAGTTATCAAGGGACAGAGGGCGAATTAAATGCAAGTCCCAAAGACAATTATCTTGAAACTGAGAACGAAAGGAACGAAATTGACTAACCGTAGCAAAAGGCAAAGAGCACGCCTCAAATAACGAAGGGAAACGATCTTTTTAACACACATCCATTAAGCCACATATCATGCCAAAACAAAATTATGTCTCCTTTTCCTAACTTCCATTTCCACACATTCGACCCAACAATACTTTGAAGAGAGGTATCATGTTGCATATACACCAAGTCTCTCCATATAGGAGAAAGTTGAGATAAATTGAGAGACGACACATTTAGCGAAAGATTTCTTCCAAAGGCAACCCCAGAAGACGACGTCACAATGGATTTCCAAAGGCAAGACTTATTGGAATTAAATTTCGCCCACCATTTAGCAAGCATTGCTAAGTTTTTAATATGAAGCGGAGTAACCCCTAACCCGCCCAAATCTTTGGGAAGACACACCGTGTCCCATTTCACAAGACATGTTTTCTTTTGGAGGCGATCACCCCCCCCCCCATGAAAATTTCGTCGTAATCTTTCTAATTGGGAGATTAGAAATCACCGCATTGACCATAACCAACCGACTACCAAACGAAAGACAACGACCTTTCCACCCGGCGAGTTTCTTGATAACCTTTTTAACAATTGGTTCCCACTTCGAAATTATGCTAGAATTGAACCCAATCGGAATACCAAGATATTCCAAAGGAAACACCGCCACTTTGCAATCGAAGATATGTGAGAAACTAATCATGtcctctttagaaacatgaatgccATATAACGTTGTTTTAACACCGTTCATTTGGTGCCCGGATAGTTGGTAAAACACacccaaaatatatttaatacgatTCAATTCTCGGGCATTGGGTTGTGCAAAAATAATCGTGTCATCCGTAAATTGAGAATGGTTAATACAAAAATTATTACCAAAATTGCACCCCGTTAGAAAACTGATCGGGTCATAAATGCCGATCATGTTCGATATTAAGAGATGAATTTTATGTGTATATTCGAGGTTTAAAAACCTATTTTATAAGGTTTTCATAACGGGTAACGATTCAAGACGAAAACGCGAAAACGGAGATTAAAACGCGAAAAAGTGAGGAAAAAGGGGCTCAGCCGCAATTTGCGGCTGGGGGCGCAATTTGCGTCTGGAAACTTTTAAAAAATCATCATCAGGTGGATAACGGGAATATGTAGGCGCCCAC
The window above is part of the Rutidosis leptorrhynchoides isolate AG116_Rl617_1_P2 chromosome 1, CSIRO_AGI_Rlap_v1, whole genome shotgun sequence genome. Proteins encoded here:
- the LOC139902329 gene encoding uncharacterized protein, translating into MGWLARVVGNLECEDHLFWSASSYGVFSVSDAVRLLVQSNIVSSPTWPKVIWGNNVLSKVMLFHWLAIRNSISVKDVLINRHILPSSQSNLCIWCLEEVEMVNHLLVHCKWSSKIWADLFRWWKIYWVIPGSIELFSFDWLYGMGITASKF